Genomic window (uncultured Hyphomonas sp.):
GCGGCTTCAGCTGACCGGGCAGAGGAAGCGGTATGGCCGTTTCGACAATTTCGACAGGGCGTTCCGGTTCATCGGTGCTGAGTGCTGCAGCAACAAATACCTGCTGTCCGGAGGGAGTGGAACCGCGTTCCGGCGCTGTGGCGCAGGCAGATGCCAGAAGGCACGCAAAGATCGTCAGGTGTAGGCGGTTCATGTGTCGTCTCCTTTGACAAGGTCTTCGCCCCAGTTCAGGCTATGGATGTAAATTCCGAGCGGATTGGCGCGAAGCGTTTCTGCGTTGCGTGGCGGGTCCTGGATGAGGGTGAACAGTCCGGTGTAGCGCCGTGCGGTTGTCATTGCGCCATTTTCATAGGTTTTCTCGATCCAGCGGGCCTGGAAACTGTCTTCCGAAACTCTGACAACCGAGACGACTTCCACCGCACGCGACTTCCTGCCAATGTCGGTAAACGGATCATTTTCCCGGGCATATTCATTTAGAGTGATGGCGGCCTTGTCCGTAACAAAGTCATAGGCTTTGAGCCAGTTCTGCCGGACGACAACCGGGTCGATTGAGAGGCTTCTGAGATGCTCGATGAAATTTGCGAGGTGATGGGCAATCTGGGCATCGTTCGGCTTGTAAGATGCTGTCGCAGGGCCAAGAGAGCGCACAGCCCCCAATTCGTCAACTTCAACCACATAGGGCGTAACAGACGATTGCAGGCTTTTCCAGACAAGTGCTCCGGAGCAGAATATCACCACGCCGAGGAGGCCGAGCGACATCAATCGCCAGTTTTTCGCCTGGATGCGCGCAGATCCTATTCGCTCGTCCCAGACCTGACCGGCTTTCTGATATGGCGTTTCGGGAAACGGGCTCTGTCCATAGTGGGTTGAGCTACGTTTGAAGATCATCTGCTCAGTCCTCGTCCTGTTTCAGGGAAGGGGCCATACCGCTCATGCCGCGATCTCCGTCACGCAAGGCATGCACCGTCAGGGCACTGGCATGTTGCAGTCGCTGCCCTGCTGCCAGTCGCCGGGCCCAGGCGGGCTTTGAAACGGATGCCGGCGGCTCTTCATGTGTGCCTCCGGCACCGCCGGTTGCCTCAAAGGCCTGTCGGCTACCCTGGTGGTAGGCCGATCGTAAATTCGCAAATGGTCTGGCCGCAATGCCGCCAAGACCGGCCTGGCCGGCGGCTGCAACACCTCGCGCGCCGGCAACAATGCCACGCCAGCCTGTCTGAGCCGATCTGACCTGGCCGAGATCATAGGCCGTCCGGCTGGCCCCTGCGAGCGAGGCGCCCGCTTTGACACCCGCCGCCCCGCCCCGAATAGCGAAGGCGCCCCCTGCGCCAGCCAGCAAGGTTCCGGCGCCGACGGCGGCTGTTGTTCCTGCAAGAGAACCTGTACCTAGTTGAGGCGCGCCCGTGACAAGGCCGGAGGCGATGCCGGGTCCGGAGATGCCGGTCCAGAGAAAGACGATGGCAGCCAGCACGGCGCCCATGACGTCCGCCAGAGTGAGATCGTCTGGTCCTGAAAAGGCATCTGTGATTGTACCGAACAGGGTCGATCCGATGCCGATAATGACAGCGAGCACCATGAGTTTGATGCCGGAGGCAATGACATTACCAAGCACCCGCTCGGCCAGAAAGGCCGTCCCGTTCCATAGGGCAAAGGGAACAAGGACGAAGCCGACGAGCGTGGTCAGCTTGAACTCGAGAATTGAAACGAAGAGCTGGACGGCGAGGATGAAGAAGGCAATCAGGATAACGGCCCAGGCGATCAGCAACACGGCGATCATGACGAAATTTTCGAAAAAGGCGATTGGGCCCAGCATGTCGGCAATGTCTTCAAGCAGGGGCAATGCGGCTTTGAACCCGACTGAGGCGATATAGCCGGGTCGCATAAGATCCTCCGCAGTCAGGGTCGCAGACCCGGCCTTGATGCCAAGGCCTGCGAAACTCTGGAACACTGTGTCGGCCAGAAAGGAGAAATTGCTGATCAGGAAAGCGAAGAAGCCGACATAGAGAACTTTCTTCAGGAGGCCGGAGATGACATCGCTGCCCTCTGAAAGGGCCCAGAACAGACCGGCCAGCGTGACATCGATCACGACCAAGGTGGTTGTGAGATAGGCGACATCTGTCTGAAGCAGGCCAAATCCTGAATCGATGTAGGCGATGAAGACATTCAGGAACCGGTCAATGACATCCATTTCTTCCATGAGACGTTATTGCTCCAGAAAACTGTTGAGGCGCGCCCGCGCCCGAGTGGCTTCGGCAAGACGCCGGGCTTCATCCAGCGACTGGGCGCGATAATGAGCTGCCATCAGCGCTTCGATACGGATCAGTTGCTCGATTGAGAGCGCGTCAATCTGATTGCCGGCCTGCAGCGCCTGAAGATTGCCGGCCGCTTGCTGGCTTCCGTTGACGAGTTCGGACAAGGCTCCTGCATTGGTCTGGTTTGCGGCGCTGTTCTCGGCTGCCATCCGCAATACATCACGGTGCGCCGTGCGCGATTGTTCCCATTGTGAACGGGCATCCCTGAGGAGGGCCGATGCAGATGGCGGATTAGCCCCATAGGTTTCGGGGTAAGCCGTATTATATTCCTGCTCGACGGCATTGACGTCATAGCCAATGCCTTCTGCTTCTTGCAGAAGGCTTCCAATCCGCGCGATACGGTCCTGGATGATCGCCTGGCTGACCTCGATGGGAAAGGTTTCAAGGTCGCGCGCCATATTTTCAAGCATCTCGATCTCATGCGTCAGCTGTTCGACCTGCTGATCGAGTTGCTGCAGGGCGCGGGCGGCTTGCAGAATATTCTGAGCGTGGTTTGCCGGGTCGTAGACAGAGAGTTGCGCCGTTGCAGGTAGCGGTGCGCCGGCACATAGCAGCACGCCCAGAACCAGACCAAACTGAACAGAAGCACTTTTCAAGACAGGTCTCCTAATCCGAACTCGCCTTGGAAGGCGAAGATGAGGTTTCGTCAGGACCAGGCCAGGCGCCTAACAGATCCGCTGCCCATCCGAGATCTTTCCTGCGCAGGTATTCTCCGATCAGCGCGTCCCTACCTGACAATCCCAGGCATTTGTCCAGAAGTGCCTGGTCACCAGGGGACGCTGAGGCACAGACCGAAAGCGCAATTGGTCCGAGGCCGAGATCGAACAGTCGTGCGCCGAGCGGGGAGGTGTAGTAGTAGTCCTGTTTGGGTTGGGCTTGTGCCAGAATGTCAATCTGGCGGTTATTCAGGCCGAACCGGCGATAGATGTCGGTCTGCCCCTGCTCGCGTGCCCGGTCATTGGGCAGGAATATTCTGGTAGGGCAGGATTCAATCAAAGTGGATGAAATCGATGAGGTTTCGACGTCGCTCAACGATTGCGTTGCAAAAACTACACAAACATTCTTTTTACGGAGTGTCTTGAGCCAGTCGCGCAGGCGCGATGCAAAGACCGGGTGGTCAAGATAGAGCCAGGCTTCATCCAGAACCAGAAGCGTTGGACGTCCATCGAACTTTGCTTCGAGCCGGTGGAAGAGGTATGAGATGACGGGGGCGACAGCGCCCGGACTGTGCATCAGTTCTTCCATTTCGAAACATGCGAAATGGCTGAATTCCAGCGCTTCTTCATCCCCATCCAGCAAGCGTCCATAGGGCCCGTCCAATGTGTATGGATGCAAGGCTGCCTTAAGGACAGGCGACTGAATGAGCAGGCTGAGACCTGTCAGCGTACGCTCGGGAACCGGCGTCGATGCAAGCGCCTGTATCCCGTTCCAGAGTTTTGCTTTCAGGTCAGGGGTCATCACGACGCCCTCGGCGGCGCAAAGACCCGCCAGCCAGTCTGTTGCGAAGGTTGCCTCTCGCTCGCGATCAATATCTCTTAAAGGCTGAAGTGACGGCGTATCGGAGCTATTCAGAGCGACATGAGCGCCGCCCATCGCCAGCATAGTTGCGCGTATCGAGCGTCCTTTGTCAAACACAAAGACCTGCGGATCCGTGTAACGGCTGAATTGCAAAGACAGGAAGGAGAGAAGGACGGATTTGCCTGCCCCGGTTGGACCGACAATAAGTGTGTGTCCGACATCTCCGACATGCAGATTTACCCGAAAAGGGGTCGTGCCATCCGTGCGGGCTTCCAGAAGTGCCGGTGCGTTCAGGTGTTCATTACGAGCAGCACCCGCCCAGACAGCGGACAAAGGCAGCAGGTGGGCCAGGTTCAGTGAGGAAACAATGGGTTGGCGGACATTTGCATAGACATGGCCAGGCAGAGACCCGAGCCAGGCTTCTGCGGCGTTCAGTGTTTCACGGATGGATGTCAGGCCCCGTCCATGAAGGATGCGTTCGGCCGAGCGAAGCTGGTCATCGACTGTGCACGCATCCTTGTCTGTGACGATCAGCGACGTTGTCATGTAGCCATAAGAGACAAGGTCCGATCCGAGCTCCTGAAGCGCGCTGTCGACATCGGCCGCCTTGTTGGATGCATCATTGTCGAGAAGGCCTGCAGGCTCATTGAAAAGTGTTTCTCGAAGGACAACCCCAATTGATTTGCGCTTGGCAAACCAGTGGCGCCGCTTTCTGGACAAGAGCTTTTCTGCGTCGGCTTTGTCGAGCGCAATAAAACGGGTCACCCATCGATAGGCAAAGCCCTGACGATTGAGCTCGTCAAGCAGGCCGGGGAATGTCGTGGCCGGAAAGCCAAGTAAGGTCAGTGTCCGGATGTGGGCTTCTCCGATCATGGGTTCGAGGCCGCCCGTAAAGGGCTCATCGGCGAGAATGGCATCAAGGAAGACGGGCAGATCCGGGGTTTGGACCAGGTGATGCCGGGTCGAAACACAGGCATGAAGATAGGTCAGCGTTTCGTCATCGCTGAGCGGAGCCAATTCGGACAGGCAACCTGAGAGCAGGTCAAAGACCTGTCTGGACCTTGTTTCGAACTGTTCAAGTTTCTGCCGCCAGCCTTCGTTTTCCACACGCGGCGGGCGTTCAATCAGCGCCTGTTCGGCGCGGCCTTCCACATCCGCGGGGGGGAGCCAGACAAGAGACAGATAATAGTCGCTCTCAAACCGCGCTGTATTCTCTTCCGTTGCGGCGCCGCATTCCTGATCCACCAACCAGGCAAAGGCATTGTTGAACCGGCCTCGGACGTAATCGTCTGCCGGTCGGCGCGCGGCTTCAAAGAACAAGGCCCAGCCGCTACCAAACCGTCGCAGAACATTGTTGATCCTTGCGGTTGTGGCGACAAGTTCGCTTTCTGTCGAACTCTCTAGGTCCGGGCCGCGATAGCGGAACGTGGTCTGAAAAGAGCCATCCTTGTTGAGCGCGATGCCGGGGGCGACCAGACAGGCCCATGGCAAATAGTCCGCAAGCAGGCGGGGCCTGGTGGCATACTCTGAAAGGTTCAGCATGAAAGGTGTTCCCTGTGGCGGGCGGAGCGAAGGGCAACCAACATGAAGTCCGGATCGAGGCGCGCCAGAAAGACTGCCGCGGAATGCCCCATGATCCATACGCCAAGCCCGGGTAACCAGAGGCGCAGGCCGAGTGCAAGAACTGCAGCGAGCGTTCCGATCGCAATGGCTGCGCTTCTCGGGGCCCCCGCCAGAAGAATAGGTTCTGCGATCGCCCGATGAAGAGGGATTTCGTATCCTTCTGCCATCAGACCAGCGCGCCGCCGCCGAATGAGAAAAAAGTCAGAAAAAAGCTGGTCGCAGCAAAGGCAATCGACAGACCGAATACGATCTGGATGAGTTTGCGGAAGCCGCCAGAGGATTCGCCGAATGCGAGGGTCAGTCCGGTCAGTGTAATGATTATCACAGCAACGATCCGGGCAACGGGACCTTCAATGGACTGAAGAATCTGATCAAGCGGTCCTTCCCAGGGCATGCCGGACCCCGCGGCATGTGCTCTTGGAGCAAACAGCGCCATACATGCGAGGATTAGCCCGCATTGAATACTGCGATGGATGGCATCGACCGCTTTATAGAGCATTCGGAAAACTCCTTATTGAACGATTGAGAAACTGGGGGCGACGAGGGGCTCGGTGTGGTATCCGTCTTCGTCAAAGCGCAGCACCCGCAGAGCCTCTTCCACCCGCCGTTCACCTGAGTTGCGCGACATGAAGACAACGACATCGACGGCTTCGCCGATCAACGCGTAGGGAAGTCCTGATGTGGCTTCTGCGACCAGATGTTCGAGGCGAATGAGGGCGCCATGGGCTGAATTGGCATGCAGTGTCGTGATCCCCCCGGGGTGGCCGGTATTCCACGCCTTCAGAAGATCCAGGGCCTCACCGCCACGGACCTCACCGACGATGATCCGGTCCGGTCGCAGACGCATGGTCGACCGGACGAGATCGCAAAGGGTCACCGAAGACCTATGAGTTCGCAATTGCGCGACATTGGGAGCGATACAGCGAAGCTCTCGCGTATCCTCAAGAATAACGATGCGATCTTTCAGCAGCAGATGCTCTGCGAGCAGGGCGTTGGCGAATGTTGTCTTTCCCGAAGAGGTACCTCCGGCGATAACAATGTTTAGCCGGTCCTGAAGGGCTTTGCGCAGCGCGGTCAGAAGTGCAGGAGAGATGGCGCCGGAACGCTCGTAGCGGTCCAGGGGCACCGGATCCTGAGTCGCTTTGCGTATCGCGAAGCAAGGAGCTTCCGACACAGGTGGCAGAATACCTTCAAACCGCTCTCCTGTGTGGGGAAGTTCAGCCGAAATGATCGGGTTTGTGTGATCACAGGGCTCTTTCGTAAATGACGCGACCAGGCGGATGATTCGTTCCCGCTCGGGCAAGCCGAGAGAAGCTGGCGCCCGGACCAGTCCGTGTCCGGTCCGCTCGATCCAGACCGATCCGTCGGAATTGGCAAGGATTTCGACCGTGTCGCTGGATTCCAGAGCCGCCTGCACAGGTCCGGTAAAGGCCGTGCGTAGCATGGATGCATGCCGGGCGATGGTTGCTGGGGGCTGGTCTGGAGACGGCAACGGGTAAGATCCTCATTGGTAATGAGGGGACTTTTCCAGTCGTGATGCGCTGTGACCAGCTGGTGTTCAATGGAGCCTCGGGAGGTTGCGGGAATGGGGAGGTTGATCCGGGTCGCGGTACGTCCGTCAGGTGCCGAGACCGATAAAAATCAGAGCAGGAAAATGGTGGGATCAGTCATAGGTTCGTTCGCCCCACAGATCATCCGGGCAGTCCAGTCCTCATATGCCTCTTCCTGCGGCGCGCGCTGAGACTTCGTCTTGTGCATAGGCGCGCTGACTGTATTGCGGCCAATCGCGGGCCCAGCCATTCCGGACGAGTTCATGTCCGAGATCAACGCCGTTTACCGAGCATGTCGCCACAATACGTCCGTAGCGGTCGGTTTCTAGCGAAATACATGTCACAGTTCGCATGCCAATCATGTCGGCGAGCGCCAATGAGGCTTTCTGGTAGACATTGATGGCGCCGCATCTGGCCCCTCGTTCGGGCGCATCGAAACCGGAGAGGCGGATGCGCTGACCGTGGATTTCTATTGTGTCACCATCAATCACAGAGGCGGTGCCGGCAATGTCCGCCCGACGGTCCGTCTCCGTTACTGGCGAAGACGGCTTTTCTGCCTGATTTGAGCAAGCGGCCGGGCAGAAGCTGAAAGCCGGCCCGGTCAGCAACAAGAACATGGTTTTCATGACCGCCACTCTAAGCCCTGATGGATGGCCGGCAAGTGGCCGGACCTCTGCATGAAAGGCCTGACAGATCATACGCCTTTGCGGCCTGTTTTGTGTGATGGAGATTTCAACCCGCTCGTGTCACGCTTGGTTCGTTCAGGTGCTGATGTCCTCACAGGTGCGATCGACCACCCGGCGCATCAGGTCTTCGAGTTCAGCGCGAGCCCGTTCATCTGCCAGATCAGCAGGTTTTGGACCGGGCCGGTATCGCAGCCATTCGAAGACGAATTCAATCAGCAGGTCTGTCAGGAATGTGGTCGTCGCATTCAGCTGATCGACCTCCTTTTCCACTCGCGACATCTGCCGCGTCAGGATTGCCTCCGGCCGCTCTGCGGGTGGCAGGAAAAGCTGGGTCAGGGCTTCGTCCACAATTGCGCCTCTGACAGCATTTTGCTCTGTCGCCAGCCGGTCGAGCTTTTGTCGGTTGGTTTCCGAAATGGAGACAGATAGTCGGGCGCCGTTTTGTCGGTTCATAGTTTTCGTCCATCATCGAAATGCAGATAGTAGCGGGCAATCTGATCCCGGACGCCCTTTATGTTTCGGGCAGGTCCTGGAGACGTCATGCCCGATTCCGTCGGATCGTGTTCCGGGGCTGGCGGCTCTGATCTTGAAACATCACGGACATGCGCTTTTCCTTCAGCAACCGGTGTCTCCGCTGAGGAAGGCTGGCTGGTCGCTCCGGTCCAGGAAAAGGTGTCAGGTTCATCTTCAATTTTGATTCCGCCGACGCGCTGGATCAGGTTATTGTCCCGGAAGTAGCGGAGTTTTCTGGCCCGAATTGGCGGTGTGCTTGCGATCATGATGATCGCATCATTCTCCGACAATTGCATGATCTCCCCCGGGGTCAGAAGTGCGCGCTGGGTTTCCTGACTGGAAACCATCACATGGTTGAGCCACGGCGCCAGCCGGTGTCCGGCATAATTGCGCTGGTGGCGCTGCTCTGTCTTAGTTCCCAACATGTCGGAAATGCGCCTCGCCGTACGCTCGTCATTTGCCGCAAAGGCAATCCGTATGTGGCAATTGTCGAGAATAGCGCTTTTGTCCCCATAAGCTTTTTCCACCTGGTTCAGAGACTGAGCAATAAGGAATGCACGGACGCCATATCCTGCAAAGAAAGCGAGCGAGGTTTCAAAGAAATCCAGGCGTCCGAGCGCCGGGAACTCATCCAGCATCAGCAGGACCTGATGCCTGCGATCCGGTGGGGCCGGAAGTTCCTCACACAGTCGCCGGGCAATCTGGTTGAGAATAAGCCGGATCAGGGGGCGGGTACGGGAGAGATCAGATGGGGGCACAATCAGATAAAGGGATGCAGGACGATCCGCTTGGCACAGATCGCAGATTTGCCAGTCCGAAGCAGATGTTGCGCGCTGAACGACAGGATCACGATACAGACCGAGATAGCTGATGGCCGTCGATATGACGGAGGACTTCTCGTTCTCTGATTTGTTCAGAAGCTCACGTGCCGCTTCAGCGACGACGGGATGTGTTACCGGCAGTTCAGGTGTGCCGAGATGGTTTGCGCTCATCATGAACTCGAGCGTTTCATCCACAGAGCGGTCCGGATCAGATATGAGGGATGCCAGGCCGGAAAGTGTCTTGTCCTTTCCGGCGTAGAGCAGGTGAAGTATGGCGCCGACGAGAAAGGCGTGCGCCGTCTTGTCCCAGTGGTTGCGCCTTTCGAGCGCCCCCTCAGGATCCACGAGCATGTCTGCAATATTCTGTACATCACCGACTTCCCGGGCGCCCAGGCGCACTTCTGCAAGTGGGTTAAAGCGCTCTGTGGTCTGACTTGTGGGATCAAACCGGATGCATCTGGAAAACCCTGATCGCCATTTGGACGTCAGGGTCCAGTTCTCACCTTTCAGGTCGTGAATA
Coding sequences:
- the trbF gene encoding conjugal transfer protein TrbF; translated protein: MIFKRSSTHYGQSPFPETPYQKAGQVWDERIGSARIQAKNWRLMSLGLLGVVIFCSGALVWKSLQSSVTPYVVEVDELGAVRSLGPATASYKPNDAQIAHHLANFIEHLRSLSIDPVVVRQNWLKAYDFVTDKAAITLNEYARENDPFTDIGRKSRAVEVVSVVRVSEDSFQARWIEKTYENGAMTTARRYTGLFTLIQDPPRNAETLRANPLGIYIHSLNWGEDLVKGDDT
- the trbL gene encoding P-type conjugative transfer protein TrbL, with product MEEMDVIDRFLNVFIAYIDSGFGLLQTDVAYLTTTLVVIDVTLAGLFWALSEGSDVISGLLKKVLYVGFFAFLISNFSFLADTVFQSFAGLGIKAGSATLTAEDLMRPGYIASVGFKAALPLLEDIADMLGPIAFFENFVMIAVLLIAWAVILIAFFILAVQLFVSILEFKLTTLVGFVLVPFALWNGTAFLAERVLGNVIASGIKLMVLAVIIGIGSTLFGTITDAFSGPDDLTLADVMGAVLAAIVFLWTGISGPGIASGLVTGAPQLGTGSLAGTTAAVGAGTLLAGAGGAFAIRGGAAGVKAGASLAGASRTAYDLGQVRSAQTGWRGIVAGARGVAAAGQAGLGGIAARPFANLRSAYHQGSRQAFEATGGAGGTHEEPPASVSKPAWARRLAAGQRLQHASALTVHALRDGDRGMSGMAPSLKQDED
- the trbJ gene encoding P-type conjugative transfer protein TrbJ, translating into MKSASVQFGLVLGVLLCAGAPLPATAQLSVYDPANHAQNILQAARALQQLDQQVEQLTHEIEMLENMARDLETFPIEVSQAIIQDRIARIGSLLQEAEGIGYDVNAVEQEYNTAYPETYGANPPSASALLRDARSQWEQSRTAHRDVLRMAAENSAANQTNAGALSELVNGSQQAAGNLQALQAGNQIDALSIEQLIRIEALMAAHYRAQSLDEARRLAEATRARARLNSFLEQ
- the trbE gene encoding conjugal transfer protein TrbE, which gives rise to MLNLSEYATRPRLLADYLPWACLVAPGIALNKDGSFQTTFRYRGPDLESSTESELVATTARINNVLRRFGSGWALFFEAARRPADDYVRGRFNNAFAWLVDQECGAATEENTARFESDYYLSLVWLPPADVEGRAEQALIERPPRVENEGWRQKLEQFETRSRQVFDLLSGCLSELAPLSDDETLTYLHACVSTRHHLVQTPDLPVFLDAILADEPFTGGLEPMIGEAHIRTLTLLGFPATTFPGLLDELNRQGFAYRWVTRFIALDKADAEKLLSRKRRHWFAKRKSIGVVLRETLFNEPAGLLDNDASNKAADVDSALQELGSDLVSYGYMTTSLIVTDKDACTVDDQLRSAERILHGRGLTSIRETLNAAEAWLGSLPGHVYANVRQPIVSSLNLAHLLPLSAVWAGAARNEHLNAPALLEARTDGTTPFRVNLHVGDVGHTLIVGPTGAGKSVLLSFLSLQFSRYTDPQVFVFDKGRSIRATMLAMGGAHVALNSSDTPSLQPLRDIDREREATFATDWLAGLCAAEGVVMTPDLKAKLWNGIQALASTPVPERTLTGLSLLIQSPVLKAALHPYTLDGPYGRLLDGDEEALEFSHFACFEMEELMHSPGAVAPVISYLFHRLEAKFDGRPTLLVLDEAWLYLDHPVFASRLRDWLKTLRKKNVCVVFATQSLSDVETSSISSTLIESCPTRIFLPNDRAREQGQTDIYRRFGLNNRQIDILAQAQPKQDYYYTSPLGARLFDLGLGPIALSVCASASPGDQALLDKCLGLSGRDALIGEYLRRKDLGWAADLLGAWPGPDETSSSPSKASSD
- a CDS encoding VirB3 family type IV secretion system protein, with product MAEGYEIPLHRAIAEPILLAGAPRSAAIAIGTLAAVLALGLRLWLPGLGVWIMGHSAAVFLARLDPDFMLVALRSARHREHLSC
- the trbB gene encoding P-type conjugative transfer ATPase TrbB, encoding MLRTAFTGPVQAALESSDTVEILANSDGSVWIERTGHGLVRAPASLGLPERERIIRLVASFTKEPCDHTNPIISAELPHTGERFEGILPPVSEAPCFAIRKATQDPVPLDRYERSGAISPALLTALRKALQDRLNIVIAGGTSSGKTTFANALLAEHLLLKDRIVILEDTRELRCIAPNVAQLRTHRSSVTLCDLVRSTMRLRPDRIIVGEVRGGEALDLLKAWNTGHPGGITTLHANSAHGALIRLEHLVAEATSGLPYALIGEAVDVVVFMSRNSGERRVEEALRVLRFDEDGYHTEPLVAPSFSIVQ
- a CDS encoding thermonuclease family protein; amino-acid sequence: MKTMFLLLTGPAFSFCPAACSNQAEKPSSPVTETDRRADIAGTASVIDGDTIEIHGQRIRLSGFDAPERGARCGAINVYQKASLALADMIGMRTVTCISLETDRYGRIVATCSVNGVDLGHELVRNGWARDWPQYSQRAYAQDEVSARAAGRGI
- the traG gene encoding IncP-type conjugal transfer protein TraG yields the protein MSLYQGPASNSLTPTKFLIGQFMLTLFLILTSVWLATQWTAGALGFQPRLGPPVAQINGYAIYLPWRFFQWWYAYDAYAPDIFARGGIIASLGGIAGIVMAVLSSLWRARQDRNSSTYGSARWANGRDVRQAGLLVQDGVMLGHLDSQYLRHDGAEHIFAFAPTRSGKGVGLVVPTLLSWTGSAIIHDLKGENWTLTSKWRSGFSRCIRFDPTSQTTERFNPLAEVRLGAREVGDVQNIADMLVDPEGALERRNHWDKTAHAFLVGAILHLLYAGKDKTLSGLASLISDPDRSVDETLEFMMSANHLGTPELPVTHPVVAEAARELLNKSENEKSSVISTAISYLGLYRDPVVQRATSASDWQICDLCQADRPASLYLIVPPSDLSRTRPLIRLILNQIARRLCEELPAPPDRRHQVLLMLDEFPALGRLDFFETSLAFFAGYGVRAFLIAQSLNQVEKAYGDKSAILDNCHIRIAFAANDERTARRISDMLGTKTEQRHQRNYAGHRLAPWLNHVMVSSQETQRALLTPGEIMQLSENDAIIMIASTPPIRARKLRYFRDNNLIQRVGGIKIEDEPDTFSWTGATSQPSSAETPVAEGKAHVRDVSRSEPPAPEHDPTESGMTSPGPARNIKGVRDQIARYYLHFDDGRKL